One window from the genome of Anopheles merus strain MAF chromosome 3R, AmerM5.1, whole genome shotgun sequence encodes:
- the LOC121597795 gene encoding glutathione S-transferase 1-1-like, translating to MAPLILYHFPGSPPSRSALLALRNLDLDAEVKIVNLFAGEHLADEFVAINPDHTVPTLVDEDYILWESKAIVTYLAEQYKPGCTLYPSEPKKRGLINHRLYFDSGTLFVALRNVLMTVLRSGETRIAQEKKDAVYKALEKLDSYLDGCDWIAGEECTLADLCALANVATLKEIGVGMEGYANISGWYERCRELAGFDENEEGASFLGNAFKSKLEEPF from the exons ATGGCTCCCCTGATTCTGTACCACTTTCCGGGCTCGCCACCCTCCCGGTCGGCTCTGCTGGCATTGCGCAATTTGGATCTGGATGCCGAG GTGAAAATAGTGAACCTGTTCGCCGGCGAGCATCTGGCGGACGAGTTCGTTGCGATCAACCCAGACCACACCGTGCCGACGCTCGTCGACGAGGACTACATTCTGTGGGAGTCGAAAGCGATCGTCACGTACCTGGCGGAACAGTACAAGCCGGGCTGCACGCTCTACCCGTCCGAGCCGAAAAAGCGCGGGCTCATCAACCACCGGCTCTACTTCGACTCCGGCACACTGTTTGTGGCGCTGCGCAACGTGCTCATGACGGTGCTGCGCTCCGGCGAGACGCGCATCGCGCAGGAAAAGAAGGACGCCGTGTACAAGGCGCTGGAAAAGCTCGACTCCTATTTGGACGGGTGCGATTGGATTGCGGGCGAGGAGTGTACGCTGGCCGATCTGTGCGCGTTGGCGAATGTGGCCACGCTGAAGGAAATCGGAGTGGGGATGGAGGGCTACGCCAACATTAGCGGCTGGTACGAGCGATGCCGCGAGCTGGCCGGATTCGACGAGAACGAGGAAGGCGCTAGCTTCCTTGGAAATGCGTTCAAATCGAAGCTCGAGGAACCGTTTTAG